The Penicillium digitatum chromosome 6, complete sequence genome has a window encoding:
- a CDS encoding gtpase activating protein, translated as MSDSTVQADQKPNTGPSTRAPKPAAFIWDKNQNAPGYTSPVRSSEPLRTSNHDSTKYMIHPSSPESSSYLPPRIYSPASQIFERDVQEDIVQAQASPSIPAHIRTDNYIPPVLEASSAAITDDRLDPDLVEIVTHGLHQSAGGPSGEQLMSPSGIDHLLGQSDGDEPSSSYGALDTTDVRRLSFISFADVVNAEHAEANEAHAGVKPRDRFGDSKQYPSALRSPSSSHGLGTSPPTSIATSFRGLDMSPTWFPITSAAQSPVSSSFGGDLNVETMRQALRKTASGDLGITSRAVSTTSDDLLDRTF; from the coding sequence ATGTCTGACTCTACAGTTCAGGCAGATCAGAAGCCAAATACAGGACCAAGCACACGAGCCCCGAAGCCCGCTGCCTTCATATGGGACAAGAATCAAAACGCCCCAGGTTATACATCACCTGTGAGATCATCCGAACCCCTTCGAACATCAAACCATGATTCAACTAAGTACATGATACACCCCTCGTCGCCCGAAAGCTCATCGTATCTGCCGCCCCGTATATATTCCCCTGCCTCTCAGATATTCGAACGAGATGTGCAGGAAGATATAGTGCAAGCACAGGCGTCGCCTTCGATACCGGCGCACATTCGAACCGACAACTATATTCCACCTGTCCTAGAAGCATCCTCAGCCGCGATCACAGATGATCGCCTCGATCCAGATTTGGTCGAGATTGTCACACACGGCCTACATCAGTCAGCGGGTGGTCCATCGGGGGAGCAATTGATGTCACCCTCGGGCATCGACCATCTCTTGGGACAGTCCGACGGAGATGAACCCTCGTCTAGCTACGGAGCACTAGACACGACAGATGTACGTCGGCTGAGCTTCATTTCCTTTGCCGACGTTGTCAACGCCGAGCATGCAGAAGCAAATGAAGCTCATGCTGGCGTAAAACCTCGGGACCGCTTTGGAGATTCCAAACAATACCCGTCTGCACTGCGCTCTCCGTCTTCTTCGCATGGACTCGGCACTTCGCCGCCAACAAGCATTGCGACCTCCTTCAGAGGGCTTGATATGTCTCCCACTTGGTTCCCCATTACTAGTGCTGCCCAAAGCCCGGTCTCTTCCAGTTTTGGGGGAGACCTCAATGTAGAGACCATGCGCCAGGCTTTGAGAAAAACCGCCAGCGGAGACCTGGGCATCACAAGCCGGGCGGTGAGTACTACAAGCGATGACCTGCTAGATCGTACATTTTAA
- a CDS encoding mitochondrial 54S ribosomal protein mL58, translating to MATFIAATKRPFLTLPFLIPSLSDSLALGFRRNQSSYRRTKQRLRVKPDSSFDPSSLGHDHIIHNPPSSAPNAYHTPSKFLPADDVRKSSIFSSTATPNADDLPGVYKSMPERKYHLTPSDIEEIRNLRKNDPMTWSRNKLAKRFECSPVFIAMVCQASPEKREIQARILEAVQSRWGPKRRMAREDRQLRREAWGRDA from the coding sequence ATGGCGACCTTCATTGCCGCGACGAAGCGGCCATTCCTCACATTGCCATTCCTTATTCCATCCTTGTCGGATTCGTTGGCACTAGGATTTCGACGAAACCAATCTTCATACCGACGAACCAAGCAGCGACTACGTGTGAAGCCAGACTCCTCATTTGACCCGTCTAGCCTGGGTCACGATCACATTATCCATAACCCGCCATCCAGTGCTCCCAATGCCTACCACACCCCATCCAAATTCTTGCCTGCTGATGATGTTCGGAAATCGTCCATCTTTTCTTCCACTGCGACCCCCAACGCCGACGATCTTCCCGGTGTCTACAAGTCTATGCCCGAACGGAAATATCACCTCACCCCTTCAGACATTGAAGAAATCCGCAATCTCCGCAAGAATGATCCCATGACCTGGAGCCGAAACAAGCTCGCTAAACGGTTTGAATGCTCGCCCGTATTTATTGCCATGGTCTGCCAGGCAAGCCcagagaagagggagatTCAGGCCCGGATCTTGGAGGCGGTGCAATCGCGATGGGGACCTAAGCGCCGGATGGCCAGAGAAGACCGTCAACTGCGGCGTGAGGCCTGGGGACGAGATGCATAG
- a CDS encoding Glutamate carboxypeptidase, putative, protein MAPSLEPFFKQVDDSSNDFIERLRKAVAIPSVSAQDENRPDVFRMGQFLADELTALGAEVEQRPLGKQPGKEHLELPPVVVARYGNDKNKRTILVYGHYDVQPALKEDGWATEPFELTIDEKDRMYGRGSTDDKGPVLGWLNVIDAHRKAGIEFPVNLLCCFEGMEEYGSEGLDDFIQAESKKYFKDTDAVCISDNYWLGTEKPCLTYGLRGCNYYSISISGPAQDLHSGVFGGSAHEPMTDLVNVLSKLVDPQGNILIPGLMDLVAPLTEEEQTLYGNISYTMDNLHESLGAETSIHSTKERTLMARWRYPSLSIHGVEGAYSAPGAKTVIPAKVIGKFSIRTVPNMESEDVNKLVFDHIKAEFAKLNSKNTLDVWLQHDGKWWVASPKHWNFSAASKAVQQVFGVEPDMTREGGSIPVTLTFEQATGKNVLLLPMGSSTDAAHSVNEKLDKKNYIEGTKLLGAYLHYVADEPTSS, encoded by the exons ATGGCGCCCTCTCTGGAGCCCTTTTTCAAGCA GGTCGACGACTCGTCTAACGATTTCATTGAGC GTCTACGGAAGGCGGTTGCGATCCCATCTGTCTCAGCACAAGATGAGAACCGACCGGATGTGTTCCGC ATGGGACAATTCCTTGCCGATGAGCTCACAGCCCTTGGAGCTGAGGTTGAGCAACGACCATTGGGCAAGCAGCCTGGCAAAGAGCACCTCGAGCTGCCACCCGTGGTGGTTGCGAGATACGGCAACGATAAGAACAAGCGCACTATTCTGGTCTACGGACACTACGACGTGCAGCCTGCTTTGAAGGAAGACGGCTGGGCCACCGAGCCCTTTGAGTTGACCATAGATGAAAAGGATCGGATGTACGGCCGTGGCTCTACCGATGACAAGGGCCCCGTTTTGGGCTGGCTTAATGTCATCGATGCCCACCGCAAGGCTGGTATTGAGTTCCCCGTCAACTTGTTGTGCTGCTTTGAGGGAATGGAAGAGTATGGATCTGAGGGTCTGGATGACTTCATCCAGGCTGAGAGCAAGAAGTACTTCAAGGATACTGACGCCGTTTGTATCTCGGATAACTACTGGCTCGGCACTGAGAAGCCCTGCCTCACCTATGGCCTGCGTGGCTGCAACTACTACTCCATCAGCATTTCGGGCCCCGCTCAAGATCTGCATAGTGGTGTCTTTGGTGGTTCCGCCCACGAGCCTATGACTGATCTGGTCAACGTCCTGTCCAAGCTGGTTGACCCACAGGGTAACATTCTGATTCCGGGTCTCATGGATCTGGTGGCTCCCCTGACTGAGGAGGAGCAGACTCTCTACGGAAACATCAGCTACACTATGGACAACCTCCACGAGTCGTTGGGTGCCGAGACCAGTATCCATTCCACCAAGGAGCGTACTCTGATGGCTAGATGGCGTTACCCCTCTCTGTCCATCCACGGTGTCGAGGGTGCTTACTCGGCCCCCGGTGCTAAGACAGTCATTCCCGCCAAGGTCATTGGTAAATTTTCTATCCGTACCGTGCCCAACATGGAAAGCGAAGATGTGAACAAGCTGGTCTTCGACCATATCAAGGCCGAGTTCGCCAAGCTAAACAGCAAGAATACTTTGGATGTTTGGCTGCAGCACGACGGCAAGTGGTGGGTCGCCAGCCCCAAGCACTGGAACTTTTCTGCTGCCAGCAAGGCTGTTCAGCAGGTCTTTGGAGTCGAGCCTGATATGACTCGCGAGGGTGGAAG TATTCCTGTCACATTGACCTTCGAGCAAGCCACCGGCAAGAACGTCTTGCTCCTCCCCATGGGAAGCTCGACTGATGCTGCCCATTCTGTCAACGAGAAGCTTGACAAGAAAAACTACATCGAGGGAACCAAGCTGCTGGGAGCTTACCTGCACTATGTTGCGGACGAGCCCACCTCTTCATAG